A part of Liolophura sinensis isolate JHLJ2023 chromosome 1, CUHK_Ljap_v2, whole genome shotgun sequence genomic DNA contains:
- the LOC135482086 gene encoding mitotic spindle assembly checkpoint protein MAD2A-like, which translates to MAGTKVASKNAITLRGSTDIVAEFFEYGINSILYQRGIYPPETFTREQKYGLTLLVSTDQVLKKYLAEVLGHIKEWLYKMTVKKLVVVIASVDTNEVLERWQFDVECDKTVTENSAPREKSEKDIKKEICDVIRQITATVTFLPLLEEACSFDLLVYTDKDFDTPDSWGESGPQFIANSQEVRLRSFTTTIHKVDAMVAYKKDD; encoded by the exons ATGGCGGGTACGAAAGTAGCATCCAAGAATGCGATAACTTTGAGAGGATCGACAGATATTGTCGCAGAATTCTTTG AATATGGGATTAATAGCATTCTGTACCAGCGAGGAATTTATCCACCAGAGACATTTACGAGAGAACAGAAATATGGCTTGACACTACTTGTGTCAACAGATCAGGTGCTCAAGAAATACTTGGCCGAAGTATTAGGCCATATCAAAG AGTGGTTGTATAAAATGACCGTTAAGAAGCTTGTGGTCGTTATCGCTAGTGTGGACACCAATGAGGTTTTGGAAAGATGGCAGTTTGATGTGGAATGTGATAAAACAGTAACAGAGAACAG TGCACCAAGAGAGAAATCTGAAAAAGACATCAAAAAGGAGATTTGTGATGTGATACGACAGATAACAGCTACAGTTACATTTTTACCCCTTCTGGAAGAGGCAT GTTCATTTGACTTGCTAGTGTATACAGATAAAGACTTTGATACTCCAGACTCATGGGGAGAGTCTGGTCCTCAGTTTATAGCCAACTCGCAAGAAGTTCGTCTGAGGTCCTTCACCACTACAATACATAAAGTAGATGCCATGGTGGCCTACAAGAAGGATGACTAG
- the LOC135482045 gene encoding uncharacterized protein LOC135482045, which yields MRSAFFRPKMPGPDIRRFFITNEGRHRFLDCMMYRYFGLDTPFISWCVPDQQGGSAQHILYVHEDQIYPDQEGLSKRMWNSLRGSSIYSTHLHFSTQMSPGARATNLPSVCRWPWNLPGLDTKLLIKILIPFSSLSNTRG from the exons ATGCGATCAGCTTTTTTTCGTCCAAAGATGCCAGGCCCTGATATACGGCGGTTCTTCATAACTAATGAAG gTAGACACAGATTCCTTGACTGCATGATGTACCGGTATTTTGGGCTGGATACCCCGTTCATCTCCTGGTGTGTTCCTGATCAACAGGG AGGATCAGCTCAACACATTCTTTACGTCCATGAAGACCAGATATATCCAGATCAGGAAGGTCTGAGCAAGCGGATGTGGAACTCACTGAGAGGGAGTAGTATATATTCAACTCATTTGCATTTCTCCACACAAATGTCACCAGGAGCAAGAGCCACAAATCTTCCAAG CGTCTGCAGATGGCCTTGGAATCTCCCAGGACTTGACACCAAATTGCTGATAAAAATTCTCA TTCCCTTTAGTTCCCTGTCAAACACAAGAGGATGA